One window from the genome of Methanomicrobia archaeon encodes:
- a CDS encoding carboxypeptidase regulatory-like domain-containing protein, whose translation MQRTFTAPATTALLVAALFGLLLLPVQALGTPFVIYGQVFDGTRPVDGVTVTVTNLATGSSVSPAVTDNGGWYLVDLAHLEPNEAHAAGDTIQITATTGAGKMETTVVARAEESPQLVRLVLDAEDGSGGGKVPGFEAVMMLLALLAGTFLWKRKR comes from the coding sequence ATGCAGCGAACGTTTACGGCTCCCGCAACAACTGCCCTGCTGGTCGCCGCGCTCTTCGGGTTGCTGCTGCTACCGGTTCAGGCGCTCGGCACACCGTTTGTCATCTACGGCCAGGTATTTGACGGCACAAGGCCCGTTGATGGGGTTACCGTAACGGTCACGAATCTGGCGACCGGTAGTTCAGTCAGTCCTGCGGTTACTGATAACGGCGGCTGGTATCTGGTAGATCTGGCACATTTGGAACCGAATGAAGCCCATGCGGCAGGCGATACCATTCAGATCACCGCGACTACTGGTGCCGGTAAAATGGAAACGACGGTCGTAGCACGGGCAGAGGAGAGCCCGCAACTCGTGAGACTGGTGCTGGACGCGGAAGACGGCTCAGGTGGCGGTAAGGTCCCGGGATTTGAAGCAGTGATGATGCTGCTCGCACTCCTTGCAGGAACGTTTCTGTGGAAACGAAAGCGTTAG